The following DNA comes from Flavisolibacter ginsenosidimutans.
CGCAGGAACCTTTAGCGCATTGCCCACCACATCAATTTCGCCGTTTACATTCTCCAACTTCAGCGTAATCGGAATGTCTTTACGTGTTTTGTTGGTGAGTTTGATGCTGTATAAATTGGCGATGCGTCCGTCGGGCAGCGTTTGATAAATCTGTCCCGGTGTGCGCAGCACTTTTGCATCAACGTCTTTACGGCTCAAGAGCAAAAAGGCAAGAAAGCCAAGCAGTGCCACCAACACAAATGAATACGCCGCCACACGCCAGTTGAACTTGTTCTTGCGTGAATGTTCAATGTTCTCTTCCGAATCAATGCGAATAAGGCCGAGCGGCTTGTTAATCTTCGTCATGATGTCGTCGCAGGCATCAATGCAGGCCGTGCAGTTTATACATTCGAGCTGCGTGCCGTTCCGAATGTCAATGCCGGTTGGACAAACGCGAACGCAGGCGAAACAATCAATGCAATCACCAGAATTTGTATCCAGTGCTGCCTTCTTCAATTTCCCTCTTGGTTCGCCGCGCACATAATCATAAGCCACCACCATTGACTTCTTGTCGAGCAATACGCCTTGCAAGCGTCCGTACGGACAAACTACCAAACAAGCCTGCTCGCGAAACCAGTAATAAACAAAAAAGAAAACGGTGGAAAAACCCATGAGCGTTGCAAACGTTACGGGGTGTACAAACACGCCTTCGTGCACCATCTTCAAAACGTTGTCCATGCCAATGATGTAGGACAAAAAGAAATTAGCAACCAAAAAAGAGATAGCATAAAAGACCGCAATCTTGGTGAGGCGTTTGCGAATCTTGAACGCATTCAAAGGCATTGCTTTTAAACGCCTTTGTTCCTGTGCATCACCGTCAATCCAGTATTCAATTTTACGGAAAATCATTTCCATAAAAATGGTTTGCGGACAAACCCATCCGCAAAACACACGGCCGAATACCACGGTAAACACAACGATAAAAACAACGAAGGTGAGAAAGCCCACCGCGAAGATGAAAAAATCCTGCGGCCAAAATATCTGTCCGAAGAAGATGAATTTTCGCTCAACAACGTTGAAAAGAAAGAACGGCTCGCCGTCAATTTTTACAAAGGGCAAGGTGAAAAAGATGGCAAGAAAAACAAGCGTCACCAGGGTGCGCAGGTTGTACAATTTTCCTTTTGGCTTTTTGGGAAAAAGAAAATTTCTCTTGCCCTGTTTGGTGATGGTGCCAACGGAATCGCGAAAGCTTTGGTCGAGCTTTTCTTTTTTCTCTGCGGCAACACCCGTGTATGTATCGTTGTAGGTTTCCATTATTTTTTTGCTACGCTGGTTGAATCTTTCGCAGCGGTATTGGTGCTGGCCTTTTCTTCATAAGGATCGCCCTGCGGCGCTTTGGGGTTGGGCGGATTTGTGCCGGCAAGGCTCTTTACATAACTCGCCAGATCTTTTATTTGCGAAGGCGAATACGTCTTTTGCCAGGACTGCATTCCTTTTTCGGGCACGCCGTATTTGATGGTTTTAAAAACGTCGTTGATGGTTCCGCCGTGCAGCCAATAGTTGTCGGTAAGATTGGGTCCTACGCCGCCTTCGCCTTTCTGTCCGTGACAGGCAAAGCAATTGCTTTGAAAGATTTTTTTGCCTTCGGCAATGCCTGCTGCATCAGCCAGTGTAACGGTTTTTTCGTCCACCATGTCGCCGGCTTTCTTGCGGTACTCTTCAATTTGTTTGGTGGCAATCGCCATTTCGGTATTGTACTCTTGTTCTGGATCGGGACCGGTTTTCCAAACGTGGTAACGAAGGATATAAAACACAGCACAAACAATGCTGAAATAAAAGCCGTACTTCCACCACGGCGGCAGGGAGTTGTCCAGTTCCTGGATGCCGTCGTAGTCGTGATCGAGCAAGTGATCGGCTTCCTTTTCAAGCGGAATCGCCTTTGTAAAAAACTTTGCGTTAAGCCGTGCAAAGCGCTGCCCAACTGAAGCCGGTGCTTTGTCTTCTTTGCCCAACGCACTGAATTTGCTGAACACGTATATCAAACCGCCGAAAGCAAAAAGAAGAACGGTTGCCAGCGCCCAAGCCGTTCCGTTGTAATTGTTATCCACCAGCGGATGGCTGATTGTTTTTTCCTGTGCGTTGGCGGCAAAGCTTGCGCAGAGTATGAACGATGTAGAAAGAATAAATTTTGTTGTGCGAATATTTCTCATACAATCAGGCTTGTTTAACAGGGATAAACGAAGAATTGTTTTCAGGTTCCAAATCAAGCGGGAGGTGTTTCATCTGGTTCACGCGGCTTTTGTCCATTTTCTTCACGTAATAAATCACCGCGATGAAGAAGAGCACGAAGATGAACAGCGAGATGATGGGATAAACATCCACACCTTTGATGGAGTCTGCGTATTGTTTGATGTATTTGAGCATAAGAAGTTTGTTTGCTAGTTCACCTGTTCACTCGTTCGTATTGCTCAACTGGCTTTCGAACAGGTGAACAAGTGAACAGGTGAACTTTTTTATTTCGCTTGCGCTGTTTGTTTGTCTTTTCCAATGTCGGTTCCCAGTCGTTGCAGGTAAGCAATGATGGCGATGATCTCTTTGTCAGGCTTCACGCTGACGTTGTCTTTTTTCAGCGAGGCTGAAATTTCTGTGGCCTGTTTTACCAAATCATTGTTGGCAATTTTATCGTAGCCCGGCTCGTATGGCACGCCCAGCTTTTGCATAGCCCTGATTTTTGCCGGTGTCATTGACGTGTCCAGTTTGTTGTCAATGAGGAAAGAATAAGACGGCATTACCGAACCGGTTGAAATGGATTGCGGATCATCAAGATGGTTGAAATGCCATGTGTTTGATTTTTTGTTGTTGCCCGCGCCTTCACGTGCCAGATCGGGGCCGGTGCGTTTTGAACCCCACTGGAAAGGATGGTCGTACACAAATTCACCCGCTTTTGAATACTCGCCGTAGCGCTCCGTTTCGCTGCGGAAGGGACGGATCATCTGCGAGTGACAGAGATAACAACCTTCGCGTATGTAAATGTCTCGGCCGTGCAATTCCAGCGGTGTATATGGCTTCACGCTGGCGATGGTGGGAATGTTCGATTTCACCATAAAGGTTGGAATCATTTCCACCGCGCCGCCAATCAAAATCACAATCAGTGTTCCTACCAAAAGTTGAATCGGTCTTCTTTCAATCCATCGGTGCCAGTGCTCGCCTTTGTGTTTGACGTACGTTTTTTCCAATGCCGCCGCCTGTGCTTCTTCGTTTGCAACCAGCTTTGCCCTGGCCACGGTTTTAAACAGGTTGTACATCATAATGATGGCACCCGTTAGAAACAAGGCCCCGCCGAAACCACGCACCGCGTAGAAGGGGCGCATGAAAGTCACTGTTTCCAGGAAGGAGTATTTCAACTGGCCGCTTGGTGTAAATTCTTTCCACATGCTCGACTGCATGAAGCCGGCCCAATACATGGGAATGGCATAGAAAAGAATACCGAGTGTAGCAATCCAGAAGTGAACGCTTGCCAGCTTTTTTGAATAAAGCTGTGTGCGGAAGATTTTTGGGATGAGCCAGTAAAGCACGCCGAAGGTCAACATGCCGTTCCAGCCTAAGCCGCCAACGTGCACGTGCGCAATGGTCCAGTCGGTAAAGTGCGAAATGGCGTTGATGCTTTTCAGCGAAAGCATCGGGCCTTCAAAGGTTGCCATGCCGTAAGCGGTAACGGCCACCACCATAAACTTCAGCACCACGTCTTCCCGCACTTTGTCCCAGGCGCCGCGAAGCGTAAGCAGGCCGTTGATCATGCCGCCCCAGCTTGGAAACAAAAGCGTAAACGAGAACACAATGCCGAGCGATTGCGCCCAGTTGGGCAAGGCTGAATACAACAAGTGGTGCGGACCGGCCCAGATGTAGATAAAGATTAACGCCCAGAAGTGAATAATGGAAAGCTTGTACGAATAAACGGGCCGGTTTGCTGCTTTGGGCAGGAAATAATACATCAAACCCAAATAAGGTGTTGTCAGGAAAAACGCCACCGCATTGTGACCGTACCACCATTGCACCAGCGCATCCTGCACGCCGGCGTAAACGGGATAGCTTTTCATAAAGCTAACAGGGAGTTCGATAGAGTTTACAATGTGAAGAACGGCGACTGTTACGAACGTGGCGATATAAAACCACACGGCAACATAAAGGTGGCGTTCTCTTCTCTTTAAAATGGTGGCAAACATGTTCCAGCCGAATACGACCCAGACAACCGTAATGGCAATGTCAATGGGCCATTCCAGTTCGGCATATTCTTTACCGGTAGTGAAGCCAAGAGGCAAGGTAATCGCCGCCGCAACGATGATGGCCTGCCAGCCCCAGAAGTGAATTTTACTCAACTTGTCGCTGTACATTCTTGTTTTCAACAGGCGTTGCAGCGAGTAGTAATAGCCCATGAAAATGCCGTTGCCCACAAAGGCAAAAATCACCGCGTTGGTATGAAGCGGGCGAAGACGGCCGAAGTTGAGCCAGGGGCCTGCGTTTAACACCGTGGGAAAAACGAGTTCAAGGGCTATCCACAAGCCGGCCAACATGCCCACAACGCCCCAGATGATGGTAGCGTAGGCAAAGTTTCGCACAACGGCGTTGTCGTAATAAAACGTCTCCAGCCTGCCGGCTTTTGTTTTGGTTGCGCCAACCTGTGGTTGCAGCGTTGTTTGTTCAAACATGTGGTCTTATTTTGAAAGTTTGTTTTCAGAAACAGTATCGTCGAAAAGCATCCGTACAGAAGGAGTATAGTCGTCATCATATTGGCCTTTTCTCACCGACCAAATAAAAGCAGCGAGAAAACTTCCGGCTACAATGACGCTGATGATTACAAGGACAATAACAACGCTCATGGTAATTTTTCAGCGTCAAAAGTATTTTTCAGCCGATGCGACGGGGATGAGGGGCATCAAAAGAAAACATGAGAAAAATCAGTAAAGATGTTGGGAATGTTTTCGCACGGCGCGAAGGAGAAAAAATAGTTGCGCACAGCACGTCAACCAGAAACCATCAACGACAAACCACAAACTGCATCTTTTACAGTTTATAGTCCCCTGCGCTTTGCGGCGATTGTTGTTGCAATTGTTACAAATGTGACGATGGTAATGGAACTGACGGGCATCAGAATGGCCGCTACCAGTGGCGAAAGTTTGGCCTGCACCGCAAAACCCAATCCCACAAAATTGTAAAGAATGGAAATAACCCAACTGGCCAGAACAACAGTTTTACCTGCCTTTGCGTAGCCCAGGAAAGCGTTCAGCTTGTCGAGTTTTTTGCTGTCAAGAATAGCGTCTGAGGCCGGAGTGAACTGGCTGGTGTTTTCGCTAATGGCAATCCCTACGTTGCTTTGTTTTAAGGCGCCGGCATCGTTCAAGCCATCGCCAAGCATCAGGACTTTGTTCGCTGCTGTTTGCTTTAGGCCTTTGATGTAATCCAGTTTATCCTGCGGCGATTGATTGAAAAGCATCGGCGTTGTTCTGCCAAAGAAGGATTGCAGTCTGCCCTTCTCCGCGTCGTTGTCGCCGGAAAGCAAGTGAAGACCGTAGCCTTTTTCTTCCAAAGCCTTCACCAGCCCGTTTACGCCTTCACGGTAAAGATTTTGAATGCTGAAACAGCCTTTTACATCGCCCTCAATGGCTACCCAAACTTCGGCTGTGGTCCCGCTTCGATCCTTTGCGCCCGTGATAAAACTGCGGGAGCCAAGCTTGATGCGATAACCGTTCACCAAGCCTTCGGCACCTTTACCCGGTGTTTCGGTGAACAAAGAAACGGGATGGGCTACCGGTTTGTCGTTCTTCAGCAAGTGATCTTTTATCAACCGGCTTAAGGGGTGCGCCGATTCCTTTGC
Coding sequences within:
- the ccoG gene encoding cytochrome c oxidase accessory protein CcoG: METYNDTYTGVAAEKKEKLDQSFRDSVGTITKQGKRNFLFPKKPKGKLYNLRTLVTLVFLAIFFTLPFVKIDGEPFFLFNVVERKFIFFGQIFWPQDFFIFAVGFLTFVVFIVVFTVVFGRVFCGWVCPQTIFMEMIFRKIEYWIDGDAQEQRRLKAMPLNAFKIRKRLTKIAVFYAISFLVANFFLSYIIGMDNVLKMVHEGVFVHPVTFATLMGFSTVFFFVYYWFREQACLVVCPYGRLQGVLLDKKSMVVAYDYVRGEPRGKLKKAALDTNSGDCIDCFACVRVCPTGIDIRNGTQLECINCTACIDACDDIMTKINKPLGLIRIDSEENIEHSRKNKFNWRVAAYSFVLVALLGFLAFLLLSRKDVDAKVLRTPGQIYQTLPDGRIANLYSIKLTNKTRKDIPITLKLENVNGEIDVVGNALKVPAESYFQSPFFVKVKAANVEHRKTKIRIGVYQGHKRIETAETTFMGPEE
- a CDS encoding cbb3-type cytochrome c oxidase N-terminal domain-containing protein; its protein translation is MRNIRTTKFILSTSFILCASFAANAQEKTISHPLVDNNYNGTAWALATVLLFAFGGLIYVFSKFSALGKEDKAPASVGQRFARLNAKFFTKAIPLEKEADHLLDHDYDGIQELDNSLPPWWKYGFYFSIVCAVFYILRYHVWKTGPDPEQEYNTEMAIATKQIEEYRKKAGDMVDEKTVTLADAAGIAEGKKIFQSNCFACHGQKGEGGVGPNLTDNYWLHGGTINDVFKTIKYGVPEKGMQSWQKTYSPSQIKDLASYVKSLAGTNPPNPKAPQGDPYEEKASTNTAAKDSTSVAKK
- the ccoN gene encoding cytochrome-c oxidase, cbb3-type subunit I, producing MFEQTTLQPQVGATKTKAGRLETFYYDNAVVRNFAYATIIWGVVGMLAGLWIALELVFPTVLNAGPWLNFGRLRPLHTNAVIFAFVGNGIFMGYYYSLQRLLKTRMYSDKLSKIHFWGWQAIIVAAAITLPLGFTTGKEYAELEWPIDIAITVVWVVFGWNMFATILKRRERHLYVAVWFYIATFVTVAVLHIVNSIELPVSFMKSYPVYAGVQDALVQWWYGHNAVAFFLTTPYLGLMYYFLPKAANRPVYSYKLSIIHFWALIFIYIWAGPHHLLYSALPNWAQSLGIVFSFTLLFPSWGGMINGLLTLRGAWDKVREDVVLKFMVVAVTAYGMATFEGPMLSLKSINAISHFTDWTIAHVHVGGLGWNGMLTFGVLYWLIPKIFRTQLYSKKLASVHFWIATLGILFYAIPMYWAGFMQSSMWKEFTPSGQLKYSFLETVTFMRPFYAVRGFGGALFLTGAIIMMYNLFKTVARAKLVANEEAQAAALEKTYVKHKGEHWHRWIERRPIQLLVGTLIVILIGGAVEMIPTFMVKSNIPTIASVKPYTPLELHGRDIYIREGCYLCHSQMIRPFRSETERYGEYSKAGEFVYDHPFQWGSKRTGPDLAREGAGNNKKSNTWHFNHLDDPQSISTGSVMPSYSFLIDNKLDTSMTPAKIRAMQKLGVPYEPGYDKIANNDLVKQATEISASLKKDNVSVKPDKEIIAIIAYLQRLGTDIGKDKQTAQAK
- the ccoS gene encoding cbb3-type cytochrome oxidase assembly protein CcoS, which translates into the protein MSVVIVLVIISVIVAGSFLAAFIWSVRKGQYDDDYTPSVRMLFDDTVSENKLSK